One genomic segment of Rubeoparvulum massiliense includes these proteins:
- a CDS encoding DUF421 domain-containing protein — protein MSYSMLILLRSIFAFVIILILTRISGKQQVAEMTMFEYIVGITIGSIAASLSVDLDLETLSGTTSLLVWGVLPILIAIGTLKSKKARSLVNGTARILIQNGEIDRKALKKERMNLDELMMALRLKNIFQVADVELAVMEINGELSVLPKSDKRPLQPSDMQIKPPPSAMPINVIQDGVVQDQDLKRAGLSLDWLKKQLADAKVESAEDVILAQAVNQQVQIVGKESSAPSDFMDALQSMNRQIEQLLNNSTSDDQNKLLNQVQQTLHQQIERFQQLKIIPKRKEET, from the coding sequence ATGTCGTATTCCATGCTGATTTTACTTCGTAGTATTTTTGCTTTTGTTATTATCTTAATTCTAACGCGAATCTCAGGCAAGCAACAAGTGGCTGAGATGACCATGTTCGAATATATTGTGGGGATCACCATTGGTTCCATCGCAGCAAGTCTTTCAGTGGATCTAGATTTGGAGACGCTAAGTGGCACTACTTCCCTATTAGTATGGGGTGTTCTTCCCATTTTAATTGCAATCGGTACGTTGAAGAGCAAAAAGGCTCGCAGTCTCGTGAATGGTACCGCGAGAATTCTGATTCAAAATGGGGAGATCGATCGCAAGGCCCTCAAGAAAGAACGGATGAACCTCGATGAACTGATGATGGCACTCCGCCTTAAGAATATCTTCCAAGTGGCTGATGTGGAACTAGCTGTCATGGAGATCAATGGGGAATTGAGTGTCTTACCTAAGTCCGATAAACGTCCCCTCCAGCCCAGTGATATGCAGATTAAACCACCTCCTTCAGCCATGCCTATCAATGTCATCCAAGATGGTGTCGTTCAGGATCAGGATCTCAAACGTGCAGGTCTCTCATTGGATTGGTTGAAAAAGCAACTCGCTGATGCCAAGGTGGAAAGTGCCGAGGATGTAATTCTGGCTCAGGCTGTCAATCAACAGGTACAGATCGTAGGTAAAGAGAGCTCTGCCCCTTCAGATTTCATGGATGCTTTACAATCTATGAATCGCCAAATTGAACAGCTTCTTAATAACAGTACCAGCGATGACCAAAATAAGTTATTAAATCAAGTCCAACAAACCTTACATCAACAGATTGAGCGATTCCAACAGCTCAAAATCATCCCGAAGCGGAAGGAGGAGACGTAG
- a CDS encoding Fur family transcriptional regulator has product MDMQMQTYYLRIRKSGHQFTRQKERIIQAIMESPNHITAKEIYDIVKGENISPATIYRTLHILSKLDIVQEVIIKDTTYYELKLFSQKPLHLHLKCQCCNRLIDLDHVRINTKLLNLFQEMERVFQVTIEDSNLLLIGLCPQCKEEKKCQDQ; this is encoded by the coding sequence ATGGACATGCAAATGCAGACCTACTATCTACGGATTCGTAAAAGTGGCCATCAATTTACACGGCAAAAGGAACGAATTATCCAAGCGATTATGGAATCACCGAACCATATCACTGCTAAAGAAATCTATGATATTGTCAAAGGTGAGAATATTAGTCCTGCCACAATCTATCGTACCCTTCATATCCTTAGTAAGTTGGATATTGTCCAAGAGGTAATCATCAAGGATACAACCTACTACGAATTAAAGCTATTTAGCCAAAAGCCTTTACATCTTCATCTAAAATGTCAGTGCTGTAATCGTTTAATTGACCTAGACCATGTTCGAATCAATACCAAACTGCTCAACCTTTTTCAAGAGATGGAACGTGTTTTTCAAGTCACCATCGAAGATTCTAACCTACTATTGATTGGTCTATGTCCACAGTGCAAGGAGGAGAAAAAATGCCAAGACCAATGA
- a CDS encoding YvrJ family protein, producing the protein MEEWVTLLSNFGFPVVLSIYLLLRFERKLDQLIDSLEQMNQNIQFTRWDLGKHRKPFD; encoded by the coding sequence ATGGAAGAGTGGGTGACCTTGTTATCTAATTTTGGCTTTCCCGTCGTGTTGTCCATTTACCTGCTCTTACGCTTTGAAAGAAAGCTGGACCAATTGATTGACTCCCTTGAACAGATGAACCAAAATATCCAGTTTACCCGCTGGGATCTGGGTAAGCACCGAAAACCCTTCGATTGA
- a CDS encoding DUF134 domain-containing protein has product MPRPMKHRWVEFFPEHTYYAPRGVRACELEEIELKLEELEAMRLKDIEQLTQEECAERMGISRQTFQNIIDSARRKVAIALTQGQALHIGGGHYRAKHCFYQCQACSHQYYIENEEERTTCPSCGSHQVQCIQRHRGKHCQRWCQQQQAPLGNE; this is encoded by the coding sequence ATGCCAAGACCAATGAAGCATCGCTGGGTAGAATTCTTCCCTGAGCATACCTATTATGCTCCCCGAGGAGTCCGAGCCTGTGAGCTTGAGGAGATCGAATTGAAGCTGGAAGAATTAGAAGCGATGCGTCTCAAGGATATTGAACAGTTAACCCAAGAAGAGTGTGCCGAGCGTATGGGTATCTCCCGCCAAACCTTCCAGAATATCATTGATAGCGCACGGCGAAAGGTCGCCATCGCTTTAACCCAAGGTCAGGCTCTTCATATCGGCGGTGGTCATTACAGGGCGAAGCATTGCTTCTATCAATGCCAGGCATGTAGTCATCAATACTACATTGAAAATGAAGAGGAACGCACCACCTGCCCCAGCTGTGGCTCCCACCAGGTTCAATGTATTCAACGGCATCGCGGTAAGCATTGTCAGCGTTGGTGTCAACAGCAACAAGCACCCTTGGGAAACGAGTAA
- a CDS encoding DUF1507 family protein: protein MEGIVLSDYNLIEKKALQLLLTDSEKIQKLIQVQMANLTMPQCPLYEEVLDTQMFGLSRQIDFAVRLGVITEAVGRKILDDLEAELSLVYDKFSQES from the coding sequence ATGGAGGGAATTGTCTTGTCAGACTACAATCTAATTGAGAAAAAAGCATTGCAACTACTTCTTACGGATAGTGAAAAAATCCAGAAGTTGATTCAGGTTCAAATGGCCAATTTAACCATGCCCCAATGCCCTTTATATGAAGAGGTACTAGATACACAAATGTTTGGCTTATCTCGGCAGATTGACTTTGCTGTAAGACTAGGTGTAATCACAGAAGCGGTGGGACGCAAAATCTTAGATGATCTAGAGGCAGAGCTCTCCCTCGTTTATGATAAGTTTAGCCAGGAGTCTTAA
- a CDS encoding DUF4363 family protein, which yields MRPWLRTFCLVSLLALLITGCKNPLLRPTDASEDIKGILYEMASSVEKEEWKNAAKQHQRLKKAWKQMKTRVSINASQDDINDFEHEMVRLRGHIKKKDAGTALAMVYGLQITWEDLGQL from the coding sequence ATGAGGCCATGGCTACGTACTTTCTGTTTAGTTTCACTACTTGCCCTACTAATCACCGGCTGCAAAAACCCGCTGCTTCGTCCCACCGATGCCTCTGAGGATATTAAAGGAATACTCTACGAGATGGCTTCTAGTGTAGAAAAAGAAGAATGGAAAAATGCAGCGAAGCAGCATCAGCGTCTCAAGAAAGCATGGAAGCAGATGAAAACCCGTGTCTCCATCAATGCTTCCCAAGATGATATCAATGATTTTGAGCATGAAATGGTACGCTTACGCGGACATATCAAGAAAAAGGATGCAGGGACAGCTTTGGCCATGGTTTATGGATTACAGATTACCTGGGAAGATCTCGGGCAATTGTGA
- a CDS encoding nucleotide-binding protein, whose translation MKIAILSGKGGTGKTTVATNLAALLGASYVDCDVEAPNGFLFLQPDQIHTSPVEVENPLINQEACLQCGHCVQTCQFHALAQLPKEILFFPQLCHSCGACQIACPHDAIRMVPRTIGQIDEGRSSNGPSKRGVLHIGEPFAVPIINHLLSDLPEGLHILDAPPGTSCDVVRVLHYADAAIIVVEPTPFGVHDFKMALQLVQELQLPVAIVINKGDEGTDELVQWCKAKKLPVLGLLPYSKEAAATYAEGQLLLTLASYQEKFAEIAATMQEGLGWN comes from the coding sequence ATGAAAATCGCCATCCTTAGCGGCAAGGGCGGTACTGGAAAAACCACAGTAGCAACCAATCTAGCTGCTCTTCTCGGTGCTTCTTATGTTGACTGTGATGTGGAGGCGCCTAATGGCTTTCTCTTTCTACAACCGGATCAGATTCATACCTCACCTGTTGAGGTAGAGAATCCATTGATCAACCAAGAGGCTTGCCTCCAATGTGGACATTGCGTCCAAACCTGTCAATTTCACGCCCTCGCCCAATTGCCGAAGGAGATACTCTTCTTTCCGCAGCTCTGCCATTCCTGTGGTGCCTGCCAAATCGCCTGCCCCCATGATGCCATTCGTATGGTACCACGAACCATTGGACAGATCGATGAAGGGAGATCATCCAATGGTCCGTCTAAACGCGGCGTTCTTCATATCGGCGAACCGTTCGCTGTACCGATCATTAATCACTTGTTAAGCGATCTTCCAGAAGGGCTACACATTCTCGATGCGCCACCTGGAACATCCTGTGATGTGGTACGAGTACTTCACTATGCAGACGCTGCCATTATCGTTGTGGAGCCCACGCCCTTTGGTGTTCATGATTTTAAGATGGCCCTTCAATTAGTCCAAGAGCTACAATTACCAGTTGCTATCGTTATCAATAAGGGAGATGAAGGAACCGATGAATTGGTTCAATGGTGTAAGGCGAAAAAACTTCCTGTGTTGGGTCTCCTCCCCTACAGTAAGGAAGCAGCAGCCACCTATGCAGAGGGGCAACTGTTACTTACGCTGGCAAGCTATCAAGAAAAATTTGCAGAGATTGCAGCAACGATGCAGGAGGGATTGGGATGGAATTAG
- a CDS encoding TIR domain-containing protein, with protein sequence MYSLFISHSWTYSDAYDRLVYLLDNASYFSYRNYSVPKDDPIHNAPTQWQLKEAIKAQMAPASCVLILAGVYSTYSKWINIEIDLAKNAFYTPKRIIAIEPWGSERTSQVVKNAADEIVKWNTNSIVAAIRK encoded by the coding sequence ATGTATAGTTTATTTATAAGCCATTCATGGACTTATTCGGATGCATATGACAGATTAGTTTATCTATTAGATAACGCTAGCTATTTCTCGTATAGAAATTACTCTGTACCAAAGGATGACCCTATACACAATGCCCCGACACAGTGGCAGTTAAAAGAAGCCATTAAAGCTCAAATGGCTCCTGCCAGTTGTGTTTTAATCCTTGCTGGTGTCTATTCTACATATAGTAAGTGGATTAATATAGAAATAGACCTTGCGAAAAATGCTTTTTATACTCCAAAACGGATTATTGCGATTGAACCATGGGGCTCTGAACGAACTTCACAAGTCGTTAAAAATGCAGCTGATGAAATTGTTAAGTGGAACACCAATTCAATTGTTGCAGCTATACGCAAATAA
- a CDS encoding NifB/NifX family molybdenum-iron cluster-binding protein: MRVAISVTSQELDPQLDERFGRCPFFQIIDEETKQASWIPNQGIESNGGAGIAAAQQILNEKIDVLITGKLGPHAWDLLSKSGIQLFEASTASVSTILATYHQGRLESITSAKKGGNHGHGHGNGAGQGGSNR; this comes from the coding sequence ATGCGAGTAGCCATTAGCGTTACATCTCAAGAACTTGACCCCCAATTAGACGAACGTTTTGGTCGTTGTCCCTTCTTTCAAATTATTGATGAAGAAACAAAGCAAGCAAGCTGGATACCCAACCAAGGCATTGAATCTAATGGCGGCGCGGGCATCGCTGCGGCACAACAGATACTGAATGAAAAGATCGATGTGCTGATTACAGGTAAACTAGGACCCCATGCTTGGGACCTGTTAAGTAAAAGTGGCATTCAATTATTTGAAGCAAGCACAGCATCCGTTTCAACAATCCTAGCGACCTATCATCAAGGAAGGCTTGAATCGATCACCAGTGCAAAAAAAGGTGGCAACCACGGTCACGGACATGGAAACGGTGCGGGACAAGGGGGATCAAATCGATGA
- a CDS encoding sigma-70 family RNA polymerase sigma factor, whose product MENWKEQAIELEEVWRKYQPLIYASIKRLHIRREREDAYQVAVLALVEAWRRFNPEKGHFGAYAKRYIYGYLLKWIKGEEPWSGYLSIYLQDDQDGEERHTRDRQLACVDEQPSELEAYFEGLSPNERLFVQKIWIEGLKLVELAALKGVSPQTVQTWGKRAKKKIQKQMSFLHKKIGI is encoded by the coding sequence GTGGAAAACTGGAAAGAGCAAGCAATTGAGTTGGAAGAGGTATGGCGGAAGTATCAGCCCTTAATCTATGCTTCAATCAAGCGACTGCACATCCGTAGAGAGCGGGAGGACGCTTATCAGGTGGCAGTGCTGGCTCTTGTTGAAGCGTGGAGGCGTTTCAACCCCGAGAAAGGGCATTTTGGGGCATATGCCAAGCGCTATATCTATGGCTACTTACTGAAATGGATCAAGGGTGAAGAACCATGGTCTGGCTATCTTTCCATTTACCTTCAGGATGATCAGGATGGGGAGGAGCGCCACACCCGTGATCGTCAATTGGCCTGCGTCGATGAACAGCCTTCTGAGCTAGAGGCATACTTTGAAGGACTTTCACCCAATGAGCGTCTCTTTGTGCAAAAAATCTGGATCGAGGGGTTAAAATTAGTGGAATTGGCGGCGCTGAAGGGAGTTTCACCTCAAACCGTTCAGACCTGGGGAAAGCGGGCGAAAAAGAAGATCCAAAAGCAAATGTCCTTCCTTCATAAAAAAATAGGTATCTAG
- a CDS encoding RipA family octameric membrane protein, which translates to MEIENLKSEEYGEQYKEHLLEQWKTCVEMANSNSERRISTNNVYITVNAAIIALISFTFDYKSILLSIVGAIVSILWLNSIISYKKLNSVKYQIINEIEKKLPISPYAYEWSLLGDNKKYRRFTHLERILPWLFIILYIICIFWQVAICIFK; encoded by the coding sequence GTGGAAATAGAAAACTTGAAAAGTGAAGAATATGGAGAGCAATATAAGGAACATTTACTTGAACAATGGAAAACCTGTGTTGAAATGGCCAATAGTAATAGTGAGCGACGAATCAGTACTAACAATGTATACATCACAGTCAATGCTGCTATTATTGCGTTGATTTCATTTACATTTGATTATAAAAGCATACTTCTATCTATAGTCGGAGCAATTGTAAGTATACTGTGGTTAAATTCGATAATAAGCTATAAGAAACTTAATAGTGTTAAATATCAAATAATAAATGAAATCGAAAAAAAGTTGCCCATATCTCCATATGCCTATGAATGGTCATTGCTTGGAGATAATAAAAAGTATAGGCGATTTACACATCTGGAACGAATTCTTCCATGGCTTTTTATTATCCTCTACATAATATGCATATTTTGGCAAGTGGCAATTTGTATTTTTAAATGA
- a CDS encoding DUF1659 domain-containing protein, with product MAVGRESQVTRMTLHLQTGTGENGKPIYARKTLTNIQPSATPEALYQLAEAIASLQQWPLAAVEATTTERFVQA from the coding sequence ATGGCAGTAGGACGTGAATCACAGGTAACGCGGATGACGTTGCACCTACAAACAGGAACAGGTGAAAATGGCAAGCCCATCTATGCCCGTAAGACCCTGACCAATATTCAACCCAGTGCAACGCCAGAGGCGCTCTACCAATTGGCTGAAGCGATTGCTTCATTGCAGCAGTGGCCCTTAGCAGCGGTAGAAGCAACCACCACTGAACGTTTTGTTCAAGCCTAA
- a CDS encoding Asp23/Gls24 family envelope stress response protein — protein sequence MAEMMEGGTVKIADDVVAVIAGIAALDTEGIASMSGGITEGIARYVSGKNVQKGVTVEVGQVEAAIDLRVIVYYGVKIDEACRQLQVNVKEAIENMTGLQVVEVNVKVEGVQFRKDDEIAIVEEEPKVR from the coding sequence ATGGCTGAAATGATGGAAGGCGGTACTGTAAAAATCGCCGATGACGTAGTTGCCGTGATTGCTGGAATTGCAGCATTGGATACAGAAGGTATTGCCAGTATGTCTGGTGGGATTACCGAAGGCATTGCCCGTTACGTAAGTGGTAAAAATGTACAAAAGGGTGTAACTGTAGAGGTTGGACAAGTGGAAGCAGCGATTGACCTGCGAGTTATTGTCTACTACGGTGTCAAGATCGATGAGGCCTGCCGCCAGCTACAAGTCAATGTGAAGGAAGCCATTGAAAATATGACAGGGCTTCAAGTGGTTGAAGTGAATGTAAAGGTCGAAGGGGTTCAGTTTCGTAAGGATGATGAAATTGCCATTGTGGAAGAAGAACCCAAGGTAAGATAA
- a CDS encoding metal ABC transporter solute-binding protein, Zn/Mn family, producing MKRRVLLSALVLLMSMSMVLAGCGSSDSTPTNNENQASQGNTSNVSNGNDQNNLDKVQVYTTLFALTSFAEQIGGEYVEVHAVIPPGAEAHGYEPTMKEMVEMEKADLFIYNGGGFETWVERLLGSINTSNMLIVESVAEMDLMEGGHAHGDEEGTHEEDHGTEEGTHEEETHEGDEHGDGEATHDEHGEDKHDAHDHGPFDPHVWLDPLLAMEQAKQVKDALIQVDPTHQGDYEKNYDALVQEIEAIHHQYETTIATAMQKKFVVSHAAFGYLAERYGLEQVSIRGISPDHEPTPNELVEIVKTVKEAGIKAILVEEFVSKKSAEVLANETGATVMTINTIGNITAEQAEKHVTYQDLMLENLEALKIALEIK from the coding sequence TTGAAACGTCGGGTATTACTTTCCGCTTTGGTATTATTAATGAGTATGAGCATGGTGTTAGCAGGCTGTGGATCCAGTGATTCTACCCCTACTAACAATGAAAATCAAGCAAGTCAGGGAAATACATCGAATGTCAGCAATGGTAACGATCAAAATAATTTAGATAAAGTACAAGTCTATACCACACTTTTTGCCTTAACCAGTTTTGCTGAACAGATCGGGGGAGAATACGTAGAGGTACATGCTGTGATTCCTCCTGGTGCCGAAGCTCACGGCTATGAACCAACGATGAAAGAGATGGTGGAGATGGAAAAGGCTGATCTCTTCATCTATAACGGGGGTGGCTTCGAAACGTGGGTGGAGCGTCTCTTAGGCAGTATTAATACATCCAATATGCTGATCGTAGAAAGTGTTGCAGAGATGGATCTAATGGAAGGTGGCCATGCTCATGGGGATGAAGAGGGAACCCATGAAGAGGATCATGGAACAGAGGAAGGCACCCATGAGGAAGAAACTCATGAAGGTGATGAGCATGGAGATGGAGAAGCAACCCATGATGAGCATGGAGAGGATAAGCATGATGCCCATGATCATGGACCATTCGATCCCCATGTTTGGCTAGACCCCTTACTGGCCATGGAACAGGCAAAGCAAGTCAAAGATGCATTAATCCAAGTGGATCCCACTCATCAAGGGGACTATGAAAAGAATTATGATGCATTAGTGCAAGAGATTGAAGCGATTCATCATCAGTATGAAACAACCATCGCTACTGCAATGCAGAAGAAGTTTGTTGTATCTCATGCGGCCTTTGGTTATCTCGCAGAGCGTTATGGGTTAGAGCAGGTCTCCATCCGAGGAATCAGTCCAGATCATGAGCCTACTCCGAATGAACTCGTCGAGATTGTTAAAACGGTTAAAGAAGCAGGGATTAAAGCGATTCTTGTAGAAGAGTTTGTTAGTAAAAAATCTGCCGAGGTATTAGCCAATGAGACAGGAGCAACGGTGATGACCATTAATACCATCGGTAATATCACAGCTGAACAAGCAGAAAAGCATGTGACCTATCAGGATCTCATGCTAGAAAATTTAGAAGCTCTGAAGATCGCCTTAGAAATTAAATAA
- a CDS encoding NifB/NifX family molybdenum-iron cluster-binding protein yields the protein MLIAIASQGEKISQHFGHCKGFTLYKQEGEQLLKEQFVPNPGHRPGFLPVFLHDLNVDVIIAGGMGASAQQLFQQHGIQVIVGAEGTVDDTIEKYACGMLQSTEVFCADHHAHGEHDDEHCQHE from the coding sequence ATGTTAATCGCAATCGCATCACAAGGAGAAAAGATCAGTCAACATTTTGGCCATTGTAAAGGTTTTACTTTGTATAAACAAGAAGGAGAACAGCTGCTTAAGGAGCAATTTGTTCCAAACCCTGGACACCGTCCTGGCTTTCTTCCTGTATTCTTACACGACCTAAATGTGGATGTTATCATTGCAGGGGGCATGGGTGCTTCAGCACAGCAGCTCTTTCAGCAGCATGGCATCCAGGTAATCGTTGGTGCAGAAGGAACTGTGGACGATACCATCGAAAAATATGCCTGCGGTATGTTACAATCGACAGAGGTCTTCTGCGCAGACCATCATGCGCATGGTGAGCATGACGACGAACATTGTCAGCATGAATAA
- a CDS encoding ATP-binding protein, with the protein MELAVVSGKGGTGKTTIVAALAQLAQQHVTLVDADVDAPNLYLMVKGDPIHHESFSGEQQAVVNPANCLRCGRCNHVCHFDAIHFGNVDPWLCEGCGACTLVCPTNAIQLQPEETAEIEVIKNDERLLIRAQMKLGGEGSGKLIAQLRKVAKTHAPAETLTIIDGSPGIGCAVISSITGVNHVLIITEPTHSGLADLQRITQLCEHFTIPASVCINQYDLNEVVYEKVQAYCEAHSLPILGEIPFDPAVRQAQRQLEPITKHKDSPASQQIQQMWNQLQAQLH; encoded by the coding sequence ATGGAATTAGCCGTAGTCAGTGGCAAAGGCGGAACAGGGAAAACTACTATCGTCGCCGCTTTAGCCCAGCTTGCCCAACAACATGTCACCTTGGTGGACGCCGACGTCGATGCACCTAATCTTTACTTAATGGTCAAGGGCGACCCCATTCATCATGAGTCCTTCTCTGGTGAACAGCAAGCCGTGGTCAACCCCGCAAACTGTCTCCGTTGTGGGAGATGTAACCATGTCTGTCACTTCGATGCCATCCATTTTGGCAATGTGGACCCTTGGCTCTGTGAAGGCTGTGGCGCATGTACCCTTGTCTGTCCAACCAATGCTATCCAGCTTCAACCTGAAGAGACTGCAGAGATTGAAGTGATCAAAAATGATGAACGACTCCTTATTCGTGCTCAGATGAAATTAGGTGGTGAAGGCTCCGGGAAGCTAATTGCTCAGCTGAGAAAGGTAGCCAAGACCCATGCACCAGCCGAGACACTTACTATCATCGATGGTTCACCAGGCATCGGTTGTGCTGTCATCTCATCCATTACTGGTGTGAACCATGTCCTAATCATTACCGAGCCTACGCATTCAGGCTTAGCTGATCTACAACGGATCACCCAATTATGTGAGCACTTCACCATTCCTGCAAGCGTCTGTATTAACCAATACGACCTAAATGAAGTGGTGTATGAGAAGGTTCAAGCATATTGTGAAGCGCACAGCCTTCCCATCTTGGGAGAGATCCCTTTCGATCCCGCTGTACGTCAAGCCCAACGGCAACTTGAGCCTATCACAAAGCATAAGGATTCTCCAGCAAGCCAGCAGATTCAACAGATGTGGAACCAATTACAAGCTCAATTACACTAA
- a CDS encoding RluA family pseudouridine synthase, which yields MHVKPIEIRFTVREGEDGQTTLQEYLLNHRLLSRTYLIQLKQAKAIFLNGRYQYSNTMVHTGDEIHFFIEEEESENILPQVHPLNILYEDVDILVVEKEAGICVHPTMLHPDQTLANYVVAYWQAQGEAHRFRAVNRLDKDTSGLLVIAKHRWAHQQLSEQQKRKQMLRIYRAWLMGGGLPPTGTIDAPIARVVDSIMLRHISEEGQVAITHFEVLKEYEEATQVECRLETGRTHQIRVHFSHLGHPLWGDDLYGGSRVLIGRQALHAVTLGFYHPRTREWIQFEAALPQDLRKLDQQLSE from the coding sequence ATGCACGTGAAACCTATTGAGATTCGTTTTACTGTTCGCGAAGGGGAGGACGGGCAGACTACCTTACAAGAATATTTATTAAACCACCGCCTTCTCTCGCGCACATATCTTATTCAATTAAAGCAAGCCAAGGCCATCTTCCTCAATGGTCGTTATCAATATAGCAATACCATGGTGCATACAGGGGATGAGATTCATTTTTTTATCGAAGAGGAAGAATCGGAGAATATTCTACCCCAAGTGCATCCACTCAACATCTTATATGAGGATGTGGATATTCTCGTGGTGGAGAAGGAAGCAGGGATCTGCGTGCATCCCACCATGCTCCATCCTGACCAAACCCTAGCTAATTATGTGGTGGCATATTGGCAAGCTCAGGGTGAAGCTCATCGCTTTCGCGCGGTCAACCGCTTGGACAAGGACACCAGTGGTTTACTGGTCATTGCTAAGCATCGTTGGGCCCATCAACAATTATCAGAGCAGCAGAAACGGAAGCAGATGCTACGGATTTACAGGGCTTGGCTAATGGGAGGAGGGCTTCCACCTACAGGAACCATCGATGCACCGATTGCTCGGGTCGTGGACTCCATCATGCTCCGTCATATATCTGAGGAAGGACAGGTGGCCATCACCCATTTTGAGGTGTTGAAGGAATATGAGGAAGCAACGCAAGTAGAATGTCGCTTGGAAACAGGACGTACCCATCAGATCCGTGTCCACTTTAGTCATCTCGGCCATCCTCTATGGGGCGATGATCTCTATGGAGGATCAAGAGTACTGATCGGACGGCAAGCCTTACATGCGGTTACACTAGGCTTTTATCATCCGCGGACTCGTGAGTGGATCCAATTTGAGGCAGCGCTCCCACAAGATTTGCGGAAATTAGATCAACAATTATCTGAATAA